A stretch of Janibacter endophyticus DNA encodes these proteins:
- a CDS encoding CDP-alcohol phosphatidyltransferase family protein encodes MSEQARPARPSIEELRAVAQPPSVVGRRNSEHWAGTLYLRRMSLYFTRAVLPTGISANGVTWLMIAIGIIGAAVLMIPSWWAILACAILMQLQILVDCSDGEVARWRGTSSPMGVYLDRVGHYVTEAALPIALGIHVDGGLGSIGGWTVVGALTGCLVLLKKSFGDLVFVARHYAGLPKTDESVEVTGSRSSGLRSARSLLRFFPFFRAFVAIEFSLITLVAATFGLVLASLGVVADGEVLRWWTLAALPLALATAAGFLLMIVTSRRFD; translated from the coding sequence GTGAGCGAGCAGGCCCGCCCCGCACGACCCTCGATCGAGGAGCTGCGCGCGGTGGCGCAGCCTCCCTCCGTCGTGGGCCGGCGCAACTCCGAGCACTGGGCCGGCACCCTCTACCTGCGGCGAATGTCTTTGTACTTCACCCGGGCGGTCCTGCCGACCGGGATCTCCGCCAACGGTGTGACCTGGCTGATGATCGCCATCGGGATCATCGGCGCCGCGGTCCTCATGATCCCGTCGTGGTGGGCGATCCTCGCGTGCGCGATCCTCATGCAGCTCCAGATCCTCGTCGACTGCTCGGACGGAGAGGTCGCCCGCTGGCGAGGCACGTCGTCGCCGATGGGCGTCTACCTCGACCGGGTGGGCCACTACGTCACCGAGGCGGCCTTGCCGATCGCCCTGGGCATCCATGTCGACGGCGGCCTCGGGTCGATCGGGGGGTGGACGGTCGTCGGTGCCCTCACCGGCTGCCTGGTCCTGCTCAAGAAGTCCTTCGGTGACCTCGTCTTCGTCGCTCGCCACTACGCTGGCCTGCCGAAGACCGACGAGAGCGTCGAGGTGACCGGGTCGCGCTCGTCCGGGCTGCGCTCGGCCCGCAGCCTGCTGCGCTTCTTCCCGTTCTTCCGGGCGTTCGTCGCGATCGAGTTCTCGCTCATCACTCTCGTCGCCGCGACCTTCGGGCTCGTGCTGGCCTCGCTCGGGGTCGTCGCCGACGGGGAGGTCCTGCGCTGGTGGACGCTCGCTGCACTGCCCCTCGCCCTCGCCACGGCGGCCGGCTTCCTGCTGATGATCGTCACCTCGCGGCGCTTCGACTAG